TAGTCAAGAAAAAATGATACCTTGATTAAAACAAATTTTTCAAAACTATTTTGGCAGTAATTTAATTATTAAAGCATAAATTACAACTGCACTCTAACTCTAAAAAAGAATTTTTATGTTAATGAACAAGCGTACTTTTCTCAAAACGGCAGGTCTTGCCACTATCGGAATCATGTTTAATCCTCTTTCGGCTTGTGATTCTTCTAAAAAAACAGATACTACTGAAACAGATTCGACAGCAGTAGCAACTGAAAATGGACTCTTTACACTAAAATCACCCTTCGAATTACCAGCCTTACCTTATGATTTTGCTGCACTAGCTCCAAATATTGACAAACAAACAATGGAAATCCACCATGGAAAACACCATCAAGGTTATGTCAATAAATTAAACAAGGCTATTGAAGGAACAAACTTCGCCAATCAGAATTTATTAGAAATTTTGGAAAGCGTAGGCGAAAATGACACAGCTGTTCGAAATAATGGAGGTGGACATTATAATCACAGTCTTTTTTGGGAATCTTTATCTCCAAAAAATCAGGTTGTCACAGGAAATTTGAAAATAGCTTTAGAAAAAGATTTTGGTTCGTATGAAGCCTTTCAAAAGGAGTTTTCAGAAGAAGCAAAAGGAGTATTTGGCTCAGGTTGGGCGTGGCTTTGTAAAGCAAATGACGGTAAACTTTTCATTACCTCTACGCCAAATCAGGACAATCCATTAATGAAAAATCTTGCAGAAAAAACAGGAACACCACTTTTAGCTCTTGATGTTTGGGAACATGCTTATTACCTCAACTATCAAAACAAACGTGCAGAATACATTGAGAATTTTTATAAAATAATCAACTGGGAAAAAATTGAAGAGCGTTTTAATGCTTAGCTTTGAAGTTTCAAGATATAGAAAAGCAGACTTTTATAAAGTAATTATTTTATAAAAGTCTGCTTTTTTTTTATCAAATTGAAATGTAATACTTACATCTTACAAAATGTCTTTGTAAATACGCCTTTTTGAGATACAAAACGCACTATATACATTCCATTTTTCAAATTACTAATATCTAAATTTGATGAATTCGTAGCTTTAATAATTCTGTTTCCTAACAAATCCACTACTTCAATATGAGAAATAGAAAGTAATTCTGTTCCTTTAAAATGAATACTATTTTGACTTGGATTAGGGTAAAGTGTTATTCTGCTACTTTGCTTTTCATCTATGGCTGTAATGGTCTCATCTGTTTTTATAGTTACTTCATTTGAAAAATTAGAACTAGCTGCATCCTTTTTACCCAAAACTTTATAGGTATAAGTGGTTGTTGGACTTACTTGTGTATCTAGCCAGTTTCTTTCTGCTCCTCCTATTTGTCCCACTTCCTTAAACTCGGTTTCATTTTCACTTTTTCTTGAAATGACAAAGTTTGAAAAACCATCATTTGCCACCCAACTAAGAGCATTTCCTTCAGCAGCTTTAAAGATTCCGATGAGTTGTTGAGGTGCTGGATTAGCATCTACTTTTGTAGTGATAATAGAAGATATATCAGACGAAATAAGATTTCCAAAACCATTATAATAATTTAGCAAAGCATAAACACGCAGATCCGTTTGTTCGCTAATTAGATTAAATAAGAATGACAAAGGAGCTGTTTCACTAGGATTACTATTTAATTTCAAACGAATTGTTTTGCTACTACTTACTTCTACATTCGAAAACTCTAAACTACTTTCTAAAATATCAAGTTTACTCATATCTGCATCTTCATTCAGATAAATAACCATTTCAGTATAAGCTGTTTCAGCAGGCGCATTATTTCCTTTATAAATGTGATAGGTAAATGTTTTGTCTGATGAGATTTCTTCTTGAGTAAGCGAAGGAGTTGATAAAAGCGACAAATTTATACTTTGAGAAACTGCATTTTCATCTATTTGCTGTGTGATTTGTGCTTGCTCGTTATATCTTCCTGTCGAACTATTTATTTCAAGATAATGACGTATATACTCTCCATTTGTGAGAGATTCAGATTCACTTGCTTTCAAAACAATATCTATTGTCTGACTAGAATAAGCTGGAACATCAACCGAAAATGTAGCAGGAATATTTCCATCAAAATCTACACTACTACTCACTATTTCAAATCGACTATCAGGAGTAAAACTTGCTGCAATAGTTTGACTAGAATTAGTAGAATTATCCAACAAAATCTGATACTTATAATCTTGATTTGGCAGCACTCGTTCTCCATCTTGAGAAACAATAATTCCACCTACTCTTCCTCCAGTAGCTCCAATAGCAAAATCTTGTCCTGTTACTGATGGATTGGTGTTTGACAAAGTTACTGTTCTATTTATTGGTGTAGCTTCTGTTATTTGTGGAGAAAATGTAACTGTATTACCAAAAGCACGAAGAAAGTTTAATCTATAATTTCCTTCCGATTCTGTAAAAACCCAAGAATTAGGAAAACTATTACTATTCAATATATTAACACCTGCAATACCTTCTTCTCCAGTATCTTGTACTTGGTTACCATTCCAATCTCTAAATACTTTTCCACTTACAGAATAATAGTCAACATTTCCTAGCTGAGAAACGACAGCACTACTGACAGGAGTAAGATTTGTAGAAGGATTATTTATATTTACTACTGCTGCTACATCTACAGTAAAAGAAGGAACGATATTAACTGTACAAGTATATTCTGTATTTGGTGTAAATCCTCCTATAGGCAGGATAGTAACTGAAGTAACATTTCCATTTGTGACTTGAGTTTCAAATACTGGAGTAGGCAAAGAACTAGACCAACCTAATAAGACTATATTTGGTGGGGCGAAATATCCAGAGCCTGAGTTATATTGTACTTCTCCATTAGGACTTGCTCCATTCGTCATATCCAATGTTTTAGAGGGAACAACAGTATTCCATGCAAGTTCTCCATTTGCATCTGTTCTAAATACAGCAGTATTACCTCCTCCATTAGCAGGAGTAATACTAGCATTACTTCCTCCTCCTTTCAAGCGAATAGGATATTGAGCTTCTGTATATCCTAATCCTGCATCACTTATGTCTACGATTATTTCGTAATCATTTCCACTTACTTGTTGAAAAATTGCATATATATAACTAGGGTACAGAGGGTCTCCAAAAAAATAAGGATTAGCTTGTAAAACATCCTGTGGTGTTGCGTTTGGGGGAAAAGTAATAATATTAGGTGTTACAGTTACAGAGGAGACACTTCCTTGTGATATAGCAGGGTCATATAAATTAAATGTATAAATGCGTTCATCTGGTGTATCATTCAAACCATAATCAAATCTAAAGACATCATTTCCATTACCTCGCCCACCTACATTAGAATTAGTGCTAGTAAGTATCCAATCTCCAGTAGCATTTATATCAAAAAACACACTCCCACTACTTCCACTAGGAGGCACAGCAGGTACTTGTTGAAATGGAGGACTTATAGTTTGTGAAAAACTAGATTGAAATGTAAGGAGTGAAAAAAATAGTATTAATAAATACTTTTGGATTAATTTAAAATAATTCATACGAATAAAATGGGTTAAGTTGTATTTTAATCAAGACCCAAAGAGTAATACAAATGGTTGCATCATTTTGATATTATTTTCTTATAATTTATTTCGTAACTTGCTTTTCTTACATTTCATTTAACTCAAAATTCAATGTTAAAACGTCTAAAACGCTTCTTATTCAGACTCTTACTCAAACTTTCCATTGTCGTTATTATTTTGGCAGCAATTGGTTTTTATCTTTCGCCTTATAAATATCAAACTCCTTTTTATCGTTGGTATTATTCTCATTCGGATTACAAAATACTGCTTTCTGAAATAAAAGTAAAACAAGACTCTCTCAAAAAAGAATATCAAGCAGCCAAAACAGATTCAGAAAAAGATAAGATTTTAGAAAAGGCACAAAAAACATTTAAAAATAGTTTTGAGCAGGTTTGTAAGTATTGGTACGGAACAAAATGGAGTTATTCGGGAACAACACAAATACCTAGCAAGGGAAAAATAGCCTGTGGATATTTTGTAACAACTATTTTGAGAGATTTGGGCTATCCGATTGATAGAATAAAAATGGCTCAAGCAGCTTCTGAAACACTTATCAGAAAAACTGTAGATAAAAAATTTATAAAACTGAAAGTCAATGCAGGCTTTGGAGATTTTATGGAAGAGGTAGAAGAAATGGGTAACGGAATTTATATTTTAGGATTAGATACTCATACAGGTTTTTTGTTTATTGATGGAAGTTCTACTCATTTTATTCATTCTTCAAACGGAATTCTGAAAGGAGTTCGTAATCAAATGGCTTTTAGTTCGAATACAATCAGGAGATCCAAATACAGAGTGGCAGGACAACTACAAGTAGAAAGGTGGCTAAAATGAATGGTAAGTGATAAATGGTAAATTATAAATGCTGATGTTAGAATAAAAAACAGATTTTTCCCTTAGCAATCGTCCGTAATCGGACGTTGATAATGGGATTTACGACAAAACCGTTTATCTTTGTCTTATAAATAGATTCTTCTTCTTATTTCTATCATTTATATCATTGTTTTAAGAACATGAAAAAATATACTTTCGACACAAAAAACGATACTCGCTCAGGTTTTGGCGACGGACTTACAGAACTAGGTAAAACAAACCCTAAAGTAGTGGCACTTTGTGCTGACCTTATTGGTTCACTCAAAATGGGCGATTTTCAAAAGCAATTTCCAGAGCGTTTCTATCAAGTTGGTATTGCAGAAGCCAATATGATGGGTATTGCAGCAGGTCTTACTATTGGTGGCTGGATTCCTTTTACTGGAACTTTTGCCAATTTTTCAACAGGTAGAGTATATGACCAAATTCGTCAGTCGATTGCTTATTCTGGTAAAAATGTCAAAATTTGTGCTTCTCATGCAGGTATTACACTTGGAGAAGATGGTGCAACACACCAAATTTTGGAAGATATTGGAATGATGCAAATGCTTCCTCACATGACTGTTATCAATCCTTGTGATTATAACCAAACAAAAGCAGCCACTTTAGCAATTGCAGATTATCAAAACCCTGTTTATTTGCGTTTTGGTCGTCCGAAAGTTCCTGTTTTTATGCCTACTGATACAAAATTTGAAATCGGAAAAGCAATCACTTTACAAGAAGGAACAGATGTTACTATTTTTGCAACTGGACACTTGGTTTGGGAAGCTCTTTTGGCTCATGAAGAACTTTTAAAAGAAGGAATTTCTGCCGAAATCATCAATATACATACAATTAAACCATTAGATAGAGAAGCAATTTTGAAGTCTGTTTCTAAGACAAAATGTGCTGTTTCTGCCGAAGAGCATCAAATTATGGGTGGTTTGGGAAGTAGTATTGCACAAACTTTAGTGATGAATAATCCTGTTCCTATGGAATTTGTAGGTGTAAATGATAGCTTCGGAGAAAGTGGAACACCTGAAGAATTGATGATAAAATATGGACTTACTTCAACTGATATTATCAAAAAAGCAAAAGCTGTTTTAGAACGTAAAGCAAAATTTGCTTCAGTTTAAATTAAAATTATATAGCATAGAATTTGTTATTCTATTTAGACAAAAAAGGCAATTTTAAAATAGATTGCCTTTTTTTTTGTAAATTTTGACTTTTATTTTTCAAAGAAAATTTCTCTCGCTGTTTTTGGTATTACGCCGTTGTTGGTGTCCTCACCAATAACATTTAACTCAAAAAAATGATAAAAAATATTTTACGTGGTGTATTAGATACTTTTGGCTACGAAGCACGAAAAAAATATGTTCCTACACAACATAGCACAGAAAGTTATGCTAATTTTGGAGAAGACAAAATACTGGCTTCTTACTTTGATAAAATTAGTAAAAATACAGAATCAGATAATAATTTTATAGTAGATATTGCAGCTTCTGACGGAATTACGATGTCTAATACTTTCGTTTTTTTTAGGGATGGATATGAAGGAGTAGCTGTTGAGTACGATAGTGAAAAATTTGCTTTTTTATCTAATTTGTACAAAATTTATCCGAATGTTCAGCTTTTACGCACCAAAGCGTTGCCTGATACAGTTCTTTCACTTTTGAAAGTAGCCGAAGCTCCAAAAGATTTCTTGTTCCTAAATTTGGATATTGATAGTTATGATTATTTTATTTTAGATAGTATTCTTTCAGAATATCGTCCTAGAGTAATTTGTACTGAAATTAATGAGCGTATTCCTTATCCTACTCGTTTTACAGTAACCTATCACCCAGATACGTTTTGGAAGGGCGACAATTTTTTTGGATATAGCGTGGCAATGTTAGAAGATATTTGTGAAAAATATGATTATCAAGTCGTTAATATCCATTATAACAATGCTTTTTTAGTTCCAAAAGAACTCAACCAAGCTGTAAAGTTAAACGAAAATCCTGCTTCGATAGAAGAATTGTACAAGAAAGGATATTTGAATCAAACTGACCGAAAAATAAAGTTTGCACACAATTCAGAAATAGACCACTTATTAGAAAAATCACCAGAAGAAGTAAAAGAATTTTTGAAAAAAGAATTTGAGAAATACAAAGGAAATTATATTTTGGAATAAATATGTGTTGTAATAAACTAATTTTAAAACACATTTTTTATCACTCAAAACAAAAACTATGAAAAGCGAATTTCCAAATTATCATAAAGACATCGTCATTGATGGAGTTTCAGTAGCTGTAGGCGAACACAAACAAATCAATCTCAATATTGCAAAACTTCCTTCACGTACTTCTATTGATACACCTGTTTTTGTATATCGTTCCAAAAAACCTGGTAAAACATTGTTGTTAATTGCAGGTATGCATGGCGATGAAGTAAATGGAGTAGAGATAATAAGACAATTAATTTCTAAAGAATTACTCATTCCTAAACGTGGAACTGTCATTGCCATTCCTCTTTTAAACATTTATGGCTTTTTGAATTTTTCTAGAGAAGTTCCTGATGGAAAAGATATTAATAGAAGTTTCCCTGGGAGCAAAGAAGGTTCACTGGCTAGTCGTGTGGCTAATGCGTTTACTACCGAAATTTTACCTCATATAGATTTAGGCTTAGATTTTCATACAGGAGGAGGAAGAATAAATAATTTCTCTCAGCTTCGTTGTTTGCTTGCTGAAGGAAAAAATGAAGAATATGCTCGTGCTTTTGCACCTCATTTTATTATTAATGCCAAACTAAGAGATAAGTCGCTTCGTAATCTTGCTCAACAAATGGGAAAACCTATTTTGGTATACGAAGGAGGAGAGTCACAACGCCTAAATCGTGCACCTGTAAAAGAAGGAATGCGTGGTGCTGTTCGTTTAATGCATCATTTAGACATGATAGACAGAGAAGATATACTCAAAATGCGTGGTGCAGACCGAGTTACAGAACCTGTTATTTTGGAACGTACTTCTTGGATGCGAGCTAAATTTTCAGGTCTTTTTAGATCTTTTGTTAGAAATGGTTCGATGATAGAGGAAGGACAAATTATTGGAAGCCTTACAGATCCTTTTGGAGAACTTCATCACGATATTATTTGCAAACAACGTTGCCATGTAGTAGCAATTAATCATCAAGCTGTTGTAAATCAAGGAGATGCCATCTTTCATTTGGGTAAAACAAGTTAGAAAGTTATAATTATTTATTTAGATTTAAAATAGTTCTTTTGTCTACGAGAGGTAAACACAGATTAATTTTTGTTGAATATTTTCACAATCATATTAAACAAATTTTATATTTTTGCGTTATTGTATAAATTATTTACTACTCAGGAAGACAAAAATAGTGTTTTATTAACTTTGAAAGAAAAGATATAATACTAATAATATATTAATAATCTACTCTACTTACTCTTAAATTTATTTATCGTGCGAGATACCAATACTTATTCCATACGAGATTTAGAAAACCTAACAGGCATTAGAGCACATACTATCCGAATGTGGGAACAGCGTTATGAAATCGTAACGCCCAAACGAACAGATACAAACATTCGTTACTATGACTCAGAAGATTTGAAATATATGCTCAATGTAGCATTACTCAATAATAATGGGGTTCGTATTTCGAAGATTGCCAAAATGTCCCAAAACGAAGTATATGTAAAAGTAAGGGAAACTCTTTCAAGAACTTCGGATTATCAATCTCAGATTAGCGCACTAACAGCTGCTACAATTGATATCAATGAAGAACAGTTTGAGAGAATCATGTCGACGAGTATTTTGCAGTTTGGTTTTGAAAAGACAATGCTTAATATTATTTATCCTTTTTTGAGCAGAATAGGAATGCTTTGGACTACCAATGCAATTAATCCAGCTCAAGAACATTTTATTACAGGACTTATTCGTCAGAAAATAATTGTTGCAATAGATGGACAGTATAGAGATAAGTCATCTGGGACAGGAAAAAAATATATTTTATTCTTACCTAGTGGAGAATTGCACGAAATTTCTCTCCTATTTTCTTATTATTTATTGAAAGTAAGAGGAAATCAAGTCATTTATTTAGGGCAAAATCTTCCTTTGAAAGACTTACAAGAAGTATATGCAACTCACAAACCTGCTACCTTAATAACCATTATTACGTCTTCACCAAGTGCAAATGCAGTAGAAGAATATTTATTTGAGATTGGTGAGCGTTTTCCAGATGCTGATATTTTAGTTTCTGGCTTTCAGGTAATGGGACAAGATTATAAGACTTCTAAAAATGTTCATATTCTACAAAAACCACAAGATTTGATTTCTTATTCGGAAGATAAAGCTGCCGAATAGATATAAAATTATTTTTCATAATTGTATTTTTTATAAATAAGGAATTGAAATTAAATAACATACTCATTTAAAAATAATGTTTTTTTGATATTCAGTGTATTACATTCATAATTTTAATTCGTAATTATTTCTAAGCTATTAAAGTTAGATTTTTCCTTCTATAGATGAGCCGTTTGGGTGTTTTTTTTTGTGTATTAAAGTGAAAACCAAATTTCATTTTTACTAATTTTAAAATTAAACTACTCAAAATTATGGAATCTCAAGAATCAAGACAATCAAAAAACTTTTCAGATATAGAAACAGCTACTGAAAGAAGCATTTCTATTTCAGATAAAGAAAAATCAAATGGAATTATAGCCTACATTACTATAATAGGGTGGGTTATAGCTTTTGTTCAGAATCAAGAGCAAAAATCTGAATATGTTAATTTTCATATTCGCCAAATGCTTGGTATAGGAGTAGCAGGTATTGCTCTATCAGTAGTAAATATTATTCCATTACTTGGATGGCTAATTTCTATACTTGGAATAATACCTTTAGTTATTTTTTGGGTAATGGGACTTATGGGAGCTATAAATGGTGAACACAAGCCTGTTCCAATTATAGGAGAGCATTTTCAAGAATGGTTTAAAAGTGTAGGAGCTTAAAAGGTCTTTAGTTAGCTCTACTCACATATATAAAAAATGACTGATAAATAAGTTTTTATCAGTCATTTTTGCTTTTTGAAATAAGTACAAAAGTTTTTTTATTCTGAAGATTTGGGTTGAAAAACAAAACCTTGTTCGCTGCTTCGTTCCTCAAAATCAATTTCTAGACCTATCAGAAATAACATATCTTTTTTTTGATAGATAACTTCTAGTCTTTCTTTGTCATTACTTAAAGAACTCAAAGGATTTTCTAAAAAATACGATTCATCTTCTTCCTTTTTTTTATCAAAACCTAGACGGAAATTGACTCCACTACATCCATTCCCACCCTGTACAATTAAGCGCAATCCGTATTCTTTAGGAATGCTTTTGGTTGATAGAATAGTTTGAATATGAGAAAATGCTTTATCAGAAATTGTAACAGGAATCATTTGTTAATTAAAAGTATCATAGATTTCTAAGTCTATTATTAAAAGATAAATTAAATATCACGATAGTGTCAGTTCGCTCCGTTAAAATAAAATATGAAAAACATCATCAATGATTTTGCTACAAAATTAGTTGATAATTTTGACTTTTTGAACTGTATCTGCTTCTATTTTAAAGTCAGCTTCATCAAAGTCAGGTGCGCTTACCTTAGGCTTGAAATTAGTAGAAAATCCATAGCCTTCTTTTGGAATTCCAAACATATTGCTATCCATTTCATTATTTCCGTTTTCGTCGTGAAATAATGCAAAAGCATAATCTCCTGCTTCTAAATCTGTAAAAGTAATTGTTGCTTTTTTATCTTTTATAGTTACTTTCATTTTTTTGACAGCCTTCGAATCATCTTTTGGAAAACCATCTTCTCCCTTAAAAAGAGCTATCATTATTGTTCCTTTGTCACTTTTTATATTAGAAACTTCCACTGTGAGTGTATGTTGAGCAAATGCTGTGGTAGAAAAGGCAAAAATAGACATAAATAAAACAGCAAATAAAGCTGTTTTGAAAAATTGAGAAGATTTCATAATTGGATTTAATAATGAGATATAAATTGAAAAAATAATTCACTCATAGATTACTCTATTATTATACCAAATGTTTTGATATTTAGAAGTAAAATATGGTTTTTAATAGATTTTTTATTAATTAACTCATTTTAAGTCCAATACAGTTGTTGGTGTTTTAGCGAAACGACACCAAGAGCCAAATAACTTATCATACTTTTTACAACATCACCTCTTCCTCTTATCTTAATGATTCTGAAACATTAGCTGTTTCAAATGAAGCCATACTATTCAGAAAAGCAATAGCAGATTCCAAAAGAGGATAGGCAATAGCACACCCTGTCCCCTCTCCCAAACGCATTCCCAATAAAAGAAGTGGCATTACTCTCAAATGCTCTAACATGTGAGCATGTCCATATTCGCCAGATTGATGAGAAAAAATCATATACTCTTTACTTTGTGGATAAAATGCATGTGCCATCATAGCAGCAGCCGTTGCAATAAAACCATCTACTAAAATAACCATGCCTTGTTGTGCTGCTTCTAGCATTGCTCCTACCATATGAGCAATTTCAAAACCTCCAAAAGTAGCTAAAACTTCGAAGGGTTTCATGTTTTTTGGATATTTGCGATCAGCTTGTTTCAAAAGAGTAAGTTTTTTATCTATTCCTCTTTCATTCAATCCTGTTCCACTTCCTACACATTCAGCAAGTTTTATTCCTGTGAGATGATGCAAAATAAGAGATGCAGAAGAGGTATTTCCAATTCCCATTTCTCCAAAACCAATAATATTTGTACCTTTTTTAGAAATATTTTCTACAATTTTACTTCCTTGTTCTATACATTTCCAACATTCTTTTTCACTCATAGCAGGTTTGTCTAAAAAATTATTTGTACCAAGTGCTATTTTTAGTTGTAAAAAATTCTCTTGTTGCTCATCGAATTCTTTTTTTACTCCTGTATCTACAACAATGAGTTCAATATTGCTTTGCTTACAAAAAATATTAATTGCTGCTCCTCCTTGTAAAAAGTTTTTTACCATTTGGTGTGTTACCTCCTGTGGATATTGGCTAACACCACTTTCTGCAATTCCATGGTCAGCAGCAAAAACAACAATGTGAGGGTTGAGAAGAGTAGGGGAAAGTGTTTGTTGTATAAGTCCTATTTGAAGAGCAATACCTTCTAATCTTCCTAAAGAGCCAATAGGTTTTGTTTTTTGATTGATTTTTCGCTGTAATTCTGGACGCAAACCCAAAGAAGGAGCAGCAATAGTAAAGGATAAAGACATAGAATAAAAAGTTAATAAAAATGTTTTTTTTTCAAAAATACAATACTTTATTTAATCCACAATAATAAAGACTATAAAAGAGTTGTATAATAAAAATGATTTTCTTTGTTTTGTCATAAAATACAACATTTACTGTTGATTTAACACAACCTTTTCCTTCTGAATAGAGTATATTAAAAAACATTTGTTCATTGTTAGAGCTTTTTTTATATACTCAGAATCACTTTTATTTTATTTTATTCAACCTTATCTTACTTATGCGTTCTATTTTTTTTCGTGCTTTTATTGCTTTCACTTTCTTAGCCTTTGCTGGTTTAGGTACTTCTTGTCAACGTTCGGCTTGTTATGTTAAACCGAAAGCAGCTAAACAAAAGCGTGCACATTATAATAATCAGTATAAATAATTATTATTTTCAAAGTTATTTAAACCCTAAAAAGCAGCAAAATTAATAGTAAATCTATATTTTATAGAATAGAAATAAAAGCTTTTAGGTCTAGGGCAATTCTACATAAATATCAGTAGATTTGCCCTATTTTTTTACAGGTTATAACTAAAGTTGTTTAAGAATACTCTTTTTCCTTAGCACTAGGTTTGCAAACCTAGTGCTAAGGAAAAAGAACATAGCCTTTGTTGGTGTTTTAGCGTAGCAACACCAACAAATATACACTCAAAATCTATTCTTAAACAACTTCACTATTTACAAAAATAAAAAGCTATTTGATGCACCTATTTCAAAATTGCTTTTCCGTTTTTATCTAAAAATAAATGCTTACTATCTACATTATACATTCGCAGTGCATTATCACTATCTTTTCTACTTTGATTGAGATAAGCTCTACCACTTTTTGAAATAAAATCAAGAGTATCTAAAGATAAAAAAGGCGAAAAAGGAACAGAATCATTTTGAGCTGGATAAATACGGTATTCATTCTTTGAAGCATCACGAACTCTTCCAAAATAGACCCAAGTAGGCAAATGAGCAATGTTTTTCAAAATAATTTTTGATATTTTTTGATTATTATTTTTTGGGTCTCTCTTTTGATTTTTTTCAGTTACTTTTTCCATTTCTAGCCAAACAATTGCGCCATTATGACGAAAACGCTTTCTTTGTCCAGAATAGAAGTTTCCCATTGAATAGGCTACAATTCCACTATCCAAAGTCGCATTGCCTTGAGTTTTATATTTTTTCAACGGCTGTAAAACATGTGGATGTCCTCCAATGATTACATCTGCACCAAGTTCAATCGTTTTTTCAGTAATCATCTTTTGATATGAATTTGGCTCTGGCAAATATTCTGCGCCCCAGTGGTAATGAATCAAAACAATTTCAGCTCCTTGTTTTCTTGCTTTCTGAATATCTTGTCCTACTTTTACAGTATCAATAAGCTGAAAAAGATGGCTTTCAGATTCACGAAGCGTGATATTCGAAAATTGTGTATAAGCCAAAATACTATATTTAATATCATTTTTTTCAAACACTTTTATTTCGTCTTGTGCTTCCTGTGTGCGATACGAACCCAGAACTCCTGTAAAATTTCGTTTGTCTAGTTCATCTAAAGTACGCAAAACACCATCTTTTCCTTGGTCGTAAGTATGGTTATTTACTGTTACGATAATGTCAAAACCTGCATCTTTGAGCGCATCAGCGTAGGCGTTTGGCGTATTGAATTGGGGATAAGATTTATAATTCTTTCCTTCTCCTGCTAAAACCGTTTCTAAATTTCCGACCATTACATCAGCAGCTGATAGAAATGGCTTTACTCCTTCAAAAACAGGAACAAAATCATACGTATCATTTCCTTGAAAAACAGCTTGATATTGCGAGCCATGACACATCAAATCGCCAGTAAAAGCAAACGTAATTTTATTTGTATCTGGCTTTTCTGTAAAGTCTTTTATAGGCTCAAAGTTGGCAATTACCTTTAATGAATCCTTTATTCTTTCACTATCTTCTGTACTTGCAGATGCTTCTTGTGCAGGCGAACACGATGAGAAATTTGA
This is a stretch of genomic DNA from Bernardetia sp. MNP-M8. It encodes these proteins:
- a CDS encoding iron-sulfur cluster biosynthesis family protein gives rise to the protein MIPVTISDKAFSHIQTILSTKSIPKEYGLRLIVQGGNGCSGVNFRLGFDKKKEEDESYFLENPLSSLSNDKERLEVIYQKKDMLFLIGLEIDFEERSSEQGFVFQPKSSE
- a CDS encoding CapA family protein, producing MKHIYLYILAFSILSNFSSCSPAQEASASTEDSERIKDSLKVIANFEPIKDFTEKPDTNKITFAFTGDLMCHGSQYQAVFQGNDTYDFVPVFEGVKPFLSAADVMVGNLETVLAGEGKNYKSYPQFNTPNAYADALKDAGFDIIVTVNNHTYDQGKDGVLRTLDELDKRNFTGVLGSYRTQEAQDEIKVFEKNDIKYSILAYTQFSNITLRESESHLFQLIDTVKVGQDIQKARKQGAEIVLIHYHWGAEYLPEPNSYQKMITEKTIELGADVIIGGHPHVLQPLKKYKTQGNATLDSGIVAYSMGNFYSGQRKRFRHNGAIVWLEMEKVTEKNQKRDPKNNNQKISKIILKNIAHLPTWVYFGRVRDASKNEYRIYPAQNDSVPFSPFLSLDTLDFISKSGRAYLNQSRKDSDNALRMYNVDSKHLFLDKNGKAILK
- a CDS encoding DUF2141 domain-containing protein; translation: MKSSQFFKTALFAVLFMSIFAFSTTAFAQHTLTVEVSNIKSDKGTIMIALFKGEDGFPKDDSKAVKKMKVTIKDKKATITFTDLEAGDYAFALFHDENGNNEMDSNMFGIPKEGYGFSTNFKPKVSAPDFDEADFKIEADTVQKVKIIN
- the cobT gene encoding nicotinate-nucleotide--dimethylbenzimidazole phosphoribosyltransferase, with the protein product MSLSFTIAAPSLGLRPELQRKINQKTKPIGSLGRLEGIALQIGLIQQTLSPTLLNPHIVVFAADHGIAESGVSQYPQEVTHQMVKNFLQGGAAINIFCKQSNIELIVVDTGVKKEFDEQQENFLQLKIALGTNNFLDKPAMSEKECWKCIEQGSKIVENISKKGTNIIGFGEMGIGNTSSASLILHHLTGIKLAECVGSGTGLNERGIDKKLTLLKQADRKYPKNMKPFEVLATFGGFEIAHMVGAMLEAAQQGMVILVDGFIATAAAMMAHAFYPQSKEYMIFSHQSGEYGHAHMLEHLRVMPLLLLGMRLGEGTGCAIAYPLLESAIAFLNSMASFETANVSESLR